A stretch of the Nicotiana tabacum cultivar K326 chromosome 6, ASM71507v2, whole genome shotgun sequence genome encodes the following:
- the LOC107784862 gene encoding adenylate kinase, chloroplastic: protein MAFCSSLSFTSISSKSNPQKHSSSSLVPSHRPFTSSHLSFSKSSSFHSRQTLFRTHCRRVPPPNDASFLVLGCAKKAEPLRIMISGAPASGKGTQCELITDKYGLVHIAAGDLLRAEIAAGSENGKQAKEYMDKGKLVPDEIVVTMVKERLNGPDSQEKGWLLDGYPRSSSQAIALKEFGFQPDLFILLEVPEEILVERVVGRRLDPVTGKIYHLKYSPPETEEIAARLTQRFDDTEEKVKLRLHTHHQNVEAVLSLYKDITVKVNGSASKQDVFAQIDDALTQLQEQKQGKLGTVAA from the exons ATGGCTTTTTGCTCCTCTCTCAGCTTCACATCTATCTCGTCGAAGTCAAACCCCCAAAAGCATTCCTCCTCTTCATTAGTCCCTTCTCACCGACCCTTTACCTCCTCCCACTTGTCGTTTTCTAAATCTTCTTCCTTTCACTCACGTCAAACCCTTTTCAGAACTCATTGCCGGAGAGTTCCGCCTCCCAACGATGCCAGTTTCCTG GTTTTGGGATGTGCTAAAAAGGCAGAGCCTTTGAGGATAATGATATCTGGTGCTCCTGCTTCTGGGAAAGGGACACAATGCGAGCTCATTACCGACAAG TATGGTTTGGTGCATATTGCTGCTGGAGATTTACTGAGGGCAGAAATTGCTGCAGGATCCGAAAATGGGAAGCAAGCAAAGGAATACATGGATAAAGGGAAATTGGTACCGGATGAAATAGTTGTGACG ATGGTCAAAGAACGGTTAAATGGTCCAGATTCTCAAGAGAAGGGTTGGCTTTTAGATGGATACCCTCGGAGCTCCTCTCAAGCCATAGCACTCAAAGAATTTGGCTTCCAACCAGACCTCTTTATTCTTCTGGAA GTACCTGAAGAGATTCTTGTTGAGAGAGTGGTCGGCCGTAGGCTAGATCCAGTAACGGGGAAAATTTACCATTTGAAGTATTCTCCACCAGAGACGGAAGAAATTGCTGCTAGGCTTACTCAGCGCTTTGACGACACAGAAGAAAAG GTTAAATTGCGTTTGCACACTCACCATCAAAATGTGGAGGCAGTTCTCTCCTTGTATAAAGATATCACAGTCAAG GTGAATGGAAGCGCTTCCAAGCAGGATGTATTTGCTCAGATCGATGATGCATTAACACAGCTTCAAGAGCAAAAGCAAGGAAAGTTGGGAACTGTGGCAGCATAG